Proteins from one Drosophila gunungcola strain Sukarami chromosome 3R, Dgunungcola_SK_2, whole genome shotgun sequence genomic window:
- the LOC128252213 gene encoding serine/arginine repetitive matrix protein 2 isoform X6 yields MDDAQPKMRFSLSPPPQKAISSARLTSPTGNNRSPSSTSTSTSIITMLARNGGGHGTSPTASGSGSGHATAAPAAADDEATSDYNQWLHAMKLVARLPGGTPPEFRRKLWLSLADKYLKSKNVDWAQQREKCFCEEWREDDEELGIQIVKDLHRTGSNLCTGPAGSINQAKLKRILLGYARYNPEVGYCQGFNMLGALILQVMDKEEEESMKVMIYLVEGVLPTGYFCGSMGGLQADMGVFRELMQTRLPRLAKHLQRLQGPVENAFEPPLTNVFTMQWFLTMFCTCLPMSCVLRVWDLVLIEGSDVLLRTALVLWSLLEERVLSVRSADEFYGKMGSYSSELLNGHLVDSNGLIERVVKLGAIADLRQLRDKHLYNIAPLRNKQGLQLYYDDEDTHSDEERMAVATVFGLNWGRRGSVGPAAAATGKQQVEQKDRLALDISLLKKQYDRLRERQKQAHVILTTACSTAARQGSGPASSSQTAVQVNQLLLGRPAIVTNKGKRVGAPLGAIPPARKPSLPAVLHTKPASEKQLRRGETLLWRDTDTSRRRRDSLTWKEIKADRAAMVREGIDVGTVKTQKLRTRFGKSDSSSYSEDSDGEQEAGAGEGSSTDTSLCDDDDPKSTEKSPKHKAKLARKLKEQKQLSGSRDASLERQRPKSWAPSSHEIPFMLMGTDSGDEKEPAVKEEADPVDLGEDSATESGRFGFDKELDLVSYKLEPLNMQSATEIPISPIGTPNMKSEADEDVLEEQKSFDVSDNGVTNEYFERVNSVERPNRLELSYSLNEEETDTSAIYLEEREKVEGHSGDREYQSLPPFPTRAEDDSVQVAGKVPQIRDDNIPGENKDDYKELLSMTIEKSTGYVPPPPTAGLLSNATRKRRDPRRKTLTRSSTIEIEERYQALERRISQDQPNGDRQSKYIPSTAALEERFNTLEKQLSAEKQRKELGEMDSDYPNKSERIPSTADLETRFNSLTKQMSSSESSAKAPIDLKDEGPPGGSRSKEQNDSEKTSKLQNSEDIESDTKETTARAETSSNKDSDDDEKGAEQPRLKKLPSTAELEDRYNALERKMSVQKSSPSKSNKEPPDEESSKVAKEPQESEKTRQKSKDSEPPAAAEDSQDSQQKRLETKISPASPNKIQDQENSSSKIESPKPKEKSVGESFKSAADSQNPVNSPTRNEKIPKTDETITKSDAERSEKPKKEEAVKKTDLDNGETKKNESDSKKVETTKSPVSETNEPDKKSDSETKSTSKESDLAKTPKKSPPSTEELEKRFNALEKQKSTTNMETNKEAEPAKSSAKNQASKVEEKAQKSMRSFDEKIKEVNTTIAKEQKKVVEEDQAEKPKINENLKTPEQKVVETEIPDESQQKGKNQRRASEPPSTEDLEKRYETLKRRMSSKNHLGTQSETVDEALERIQQEMISESVEEKKPPPTTEDLESRFEALHGGEKSTKPKHIDVAIEAHIPEPPPPPPPPKERAVLAEPVLHQQQALIEELQSKMRGQSPGEENLKPSEINPQRRQRPHHHLLQRPAPMGDETSEAPANTAYYRAANHEAWQQRMVRRFSDLPSRADLENRLQFLERQLYKKFYKQRCASDSEVASKVKSPPDDQPSTSRQARALEAEAQLEQRVLALEKQLSENSLKLLEAMRERQRSAAPRSDDSGSPRRLSTETIDATGKELVRYTQNIGELEEVDANKPINISINIKMLLNKESGEPKPPKGESKPTTEDLTRRLEQLEQQLLEERAKNGTIPAENELPEAKPEKPEDSDTCKKQEKNCHNLHVKSDEAEKLEEPLVRKTEPEAAKETKTLQNEEKAQARAKELVTENLGEEEKTVAEVKPVKEIAIVKPKSPIKEKSKDDTKTETGSSKAEFTKEISSQINPDLEKTSATDSKPKEAPSQDVPSNKVDNVKKEDSKSKEKPSPNKHENANVETIKTKETTAAAIPTSKESDKQLPEKKETSNDSSAKEIPDKMVINATDLGPVDANSKTVVLLMDNEPRASKVRRLTRANTEELEDLFQALEKQLNDRNLIKSEDGRLIRADSSKPSAEQVEQAQAICDLTKEIEDFTSAKPEEKPKPKEPAKEDKPKAEEPEDYDWGPNTVKHHLKRRTVHLPSTKELESRFRSLERQIKLLEDVEKIDVEQRLNEIERKIKLQYSLSHETDLNKYLELCEGKGLDDDEALPLETPTKAEETATVRDRSRSPGRKVASKSPYTSPSRNAASKSPYTSPSRKAATKSPYTSPSRKSAKSPYTSPSRHRQRSPSPTRSPKRKPKRSPYTSPLRRKPHPNDLPISDDLEYKYRVLDLVRSKSKENLAKRMNDPNRKPAIHPLEMILSPSPDDSAIPTTGELEHRIRVLDGKLKSPAKTRPKSRSRSPTIDDIKRQKMRDEQKPRTPVHNLERIVSSPGRPEPPTAEELEERIRILEQEHKFDFKTQKDYKAFNQKLKDVISPSISFEEFRAAKSREQSPRRQGATTPKSALRRDDFDEGYSGSTTHYRPTSPKVIRFRDEDEDEDQFKEAPRSKSRHNSDRMVGRTNEVLDYQPSATRSYASSSEGLDALGSRLMRETSPITRTGTHTGVPLRTGENINDRLSSIKNSIKSIDSLCEEKPYQKEKCQRYIDSLFSDSLHFASKKSSMEDLSLSRSLSRSESRGRSIHRSGDYAPSIRITSEHRSLGSAESRRSPLGTRDRDTSPLHHRSHREVSRELSPQRRRRLEEEDEERKDRESSRVRRDNLLPNYFADNRSELSSGSSLTGFNHKVDRQLEETCAKYADDARRSACRTPLSHPYESRTTATHLHHTDPVQIRAAATGSGSGSGTSAVDSFPRPVSPYRQPYDPHHHRSPGGAGGTPLYQPGKLEIRHTTVTSTFYDRFLTEKQIERQTHSRPPSRSPVVSPSVPAKSYGDLGTTTPATSSTTASSTSSFMSSSYAGPSFSLPSGSNYSYLGTSSITPRASCSDLRSTTIVTGTATSITPTTSTTSSYVPYNFSSSFTSRFSEPTTTCSASVVSTSSLTHSTGVYNPMMSFTLREPLSGSSLGGSSASPLLPFQFNRTFTSNFDKEQNKQ; encoded by the exons ATGG ACGATGCACAGCCTAAAATGCGTTTTAGCCTCTCGCCACCGCCACAGAAAGCCATTAGCAGTGCCCGCCTAACCTCGCCCACCGGCAACAATAGGAGCcccagcagcaccagcaccagcaccagcatcaTCACAATGCTGGCCCGCAATGGCGGAGGTCACGGCACCAGCCCCACCGcctccggatccggatccggccACGCCACCGCCGCCCCCGCTGCCGCCGACGACGAAGCCACCTCGGACTACAACCAGTGGCTGCATGCCATGAAGCTGGTGGCCCGCCTGCCCGGAGGCACTCCACCCGAGTTCCGACGCAAG TTGTGGCTCTCGCTGGCGGACAAGTACCTCAAGTCGAAGAACGTGGACTGGGCGCAGCAGCGCGAGAAGTGCTTCTGCGAGGAGTGGCGcgaggacgacgaggagcTGGGAATCCAAATCGTCAAG GATCTGCATCGCACTGGCTCGAATCTGTGCACCGGCCCCGCGGGCTCCATAAACCAGGCCAAGCTGAAGCGCATCCTGCTCGGCTATGCGCGCTACAACCCCGAGGTGGGCTATTGCCAG GGCTTCAACATGCTGGGCGCCCTCATACTGCAGGTGATGgacaaggaggaggaggagtccATGAAGGTCATGATTTATTTGGTGGAGGGCGTGCTGCCCACGGGCTACTTCTGCGGCTCAATGGGCGGCCTGCAGGCGGACATGGGCGTCTTCCGGGAGCTGATGCAGACGCGACTGCCGCGTCTGGCGAAGCACCTGCAGCGACTGCAGGGACCAGTGGAGAACGCCTTCGAGCCGCCGCTGACCAATGTCTTCACTATGCAGTGGTTCCTCACCATGTTCTGCACCTGCCTGCCCATGTCCTGCGTCCTGCGCGTCTGGGACCTGGTGCTCATCGAGGGCAGCGATGTCCTGCTGCGAACCGCCCTCGTCCTCTGGAGTTTGCTCGAAGA GCGTGTACTCAGTGTCCGATCTGCGGATGAGTTCTATGGCAAGATGGGATCCTACTCCAGTGAGCTTTTAAATGGACATCTGGTGGACTCGAATGGACTTATTGAGCGTGTGGTGAAGCTAGGAGCCATTGCGGACCTGAGGCAGCTGAGGGATAAGCACCTCTACAACATAGCCCCTCTGCGTAACAAGCAGGGATTGCA GCTATACTACGACGACGAGGACACCCATTCGGATGAGGAGCGCATGGCGGTGGCCACCGTTTTTGGCTTGAATTGGGGCAGACGTGGATCTGTGGgtccggcggcggcggcgactGGCAAACAGCAAGTGGAGCAGAAGGACCGCCTGGCCTTGGACATATCCCTGCTGAAGAAGCAGTATGATCGGCTGAGGGAGCGCCAGAAGCAGGCTCATGTCATCCTAACCACAGCCTGCTCCACGGCGGCCCGTCAAGGATCTGGTCCGGCGAGCAGTTCCCAGACGGCTGTGCAAGTGAATCAATTGCTTCTCGGGCGCCCGGCCATCGTGACCAACAAGGGGAAACGGGTTGGAGCCCCGTTGGGCGCCATTCCGCCCGCTCGAAAGCCCTCTCTTCCGGCAGTGCTTCACACCAAACCCGCCTCAGAAAAGCAGCTGAGAAGGGGTGAGACCCTGCTCTGGCGGGATACCGACACCAGCCGAAGGCGACGGGACAGTCTGACCTGGAAGGAGATCAAGGCGGATCGGGCGGCCATGGTGCGGGAGGGCATTGATGTGGGCACTGTAAAGACCCAGAAGCTGCGCACGCGTTTCGGCAAGAGCGACAGCTCCTCCTACAGCGAGGACAGCGATGGAGAGCAGGAGGCCGGGGCAGGAGAAGGCTCTAGCACGGACACCAGCCTCTGCGACGATGACGACCCAAAGTCCACTGAGAAAAGTCCCAAGCACAAGGCGAAGCTGGCTCGCAAGCTCAAGGAGCAGAAGCAGCTGAGCGGCTCCAGGGATGCGAGCTTGGAGCGACAGCGACCCAAGTCCTGGGCTCCCAGCAGCCACGAGATTCCCTTCATGCTGATGGGCACGGACAGTGGCGATGAGAAGGAGCCGGCCGTCAAGGAGGAGGCGGATCCTGTAGATCTGGGCGAGGACAGTGCCACGGAAAGCGGACGTTTTGGCTTTGACAAGGAACTGGATTTGGTCAGCTACAAGCTAGAGCCGCTCAATATGCAAAGCGCAACCGAGATCCCAATTAGTCCCATTGGCACACCAAACATGAAAAGTGAAGCCGATGAAGACGTGCTGGAAGAGCAAAAGAGTTTCGATGTGAGCGACAATGGGGTTACCAATGAGTACTTCGAAAGGGTAAATAGTGTGGAACGACCCAATCGTTTGGAGTTATCCTACTCGCTGAACGAAGAAGAAACAGATACTAGTGCAATTTACCTGGAGGAAAGGGAGAAGGTCGAGGGTCACAGTGGAGACAGGGAGTACCAATCGTTGCCCCCTTTCCCCACAAGAGCGGAGGACGACAGTGTACAGGTGGCTGGTAAAGTGCCTCAGATTCGGGACGACAACATTCCAGGTGAGAACAAGGACGACTACAAAGAGCTCCTGAGTATGACGATAGAGAAAAGTACAGGGTATGTACCACCACCCCCAACAGCTGGTTTATTAAGCAATGCCACACGCAAGAGAAGGGATCCGAGGCGCAAAACGCTGACTCGTTCATCGACCATTGAGATCGAGGAACGCTATCAGGCTCTAGAACGAAGGATCAGCCAGGATCAGCCGAATGGTGACAGGCAGTCCAAATACATTCCCAGCACCGCTGCTCTGGAGGAGCGTTTCAACACCCTTGAAAAACAACTAAGTGCCGAGAAGCAGCGCAAAGAGCTAGGCGAAATGGATTCTGACTATCCGAATAAGTCCGAGCGAATTCCCTCCACCGCCGATCTCGAAACACGTTTCAATTCcttaacaaaacaaatgagCTCCAGTGAATCTAGTGCCAAGGCTCCCATTGATCTTAAGGATGAAGGTCCGCCAGGTGGCAGCAGATCCAAGGAGCAAAATGATAGCGAGAAAACCAGCAAGCTGCAAAACTCCGAGGATATCGAATCTGACACAAAGGAAACCACAGCAAGGGCCGAAACCAGCAGTAACAAGGACTCCGATGACGATGAAAAGGGAGCCGAGCAGCCACGCCTCAAAAAACTTCCATCAACTGCGGAGCTGGAAGATCGTTACAATGCCCTCGAGCGCAAGATGAGCGTACAGAAAAGCAGCCCATCCAAAAGTAACAAAGAACCACCCGATGAAGAGTCGTCCAAAGTAGCAAAAGAGCCACAAGAGTCCGAAAAGACAAGGCAGAAGTCCAAAGACAGTGAACCACCCGCTGCTGCAGAGGATTCCCAAGATAGTCAACAGAAAAGGCTTGAAACTAAGATAAGTCCTGCATCACCAAACAAAATCCAGGATCAGGAAAATAGCTCTAGTAAAATTGAGTCCCCTAAACCTAAAGAAAAGTCTGTAGGCGAAAGCTTCAAATCAGCAGCGGATTCCCAAAATCCAGTAAATTCACCAACTAGAAATGAAAAGATACCGAAAACTGATGAAACCATTACGAAATCTGATGCAGAACGAAGTgagaaaccaaaaaaagagGAAGCTGTTAAGAAAACCGATTTAGATAATGGCGAAACCAAGAAGAATGAAAGTGATTCCAAAAAGGTTGAAACCACAAAGTCACCTGTTTCAGAAACTAATGAACCTGATAAAAAGTCTGATTCAGAAACCAAATCAACAAGTAAAGAATCGGATTTGGCAAAGACGCCCAAAAAATCTCCGCCCTCCACAGAGGAACTGGAAAAACGTTTCAATGCCTTGGAAAAGCAAAAGAGCACTACCAATATGGAAACCAACAAAGAGGCTGAGCCAGCAAAGTCATCGGCAAAAAATCAAGCATCAAAAGTCGAAGAAAAGGCACAAAAGTCCATGCGATCTTTCGATGAAAAGATTAAGGAAGTTAATACCACAATAGCTAAAGAGCAGAAGAAAGTTGTGGAGGAAGATCAAGCGGAGAAGCCAAAAATTAACGAGAACTTGAAGACACCCGAACAAAAAGTTGTGGAAACTGAGATACCAGATGAATCGCAGCAAAAGGGCAAAAACCAGAGGAGAGCTTCCGAACCGCCATCCACGGAGGATCTGGAAAAGCGCTACGAAACTTTGAAACGTCGCATGAGTAGCAAAAATCATTTGGGCACTCAAAGCGAAACTGTTGATGAAGCACTCGAAAGGATTCAACAGGAGATGATCTCGGAGTCAGTGGAGGAGAAGAAGCCTCCGCCGACGACAGAGGATCTGGAGAGTCGCTTTGAGGCACTGCATGGGGGTGAGAAGAGCACCAAGCCCAAGCACATCGATGTGGCCATCGAGGCGCACATTCCAGAGCCCCCTCCACCGCCTCCGCCACCGAAGGAGCGTGCCGTCCTGGCCGAACCCGTGCTCCACCAACAACAGGCTCTGATCGAGGAGCTGCAGAGCAAGATGCGCGGCCAATCACCCGGCGAGGAGAACCTCAAGCCCAGCGAGATAAATCCGCAAAGGAGGCAGCGGCCACATCATCATCTGCTCCAACGACCCGCGCCCATGGGCGATGAGACCTCGGAAGCACCTGCAAACACGGCTTACTACAGAGCGGCAAACCATGAGGCCTGGCAGCAGCGCATGGTGCGTCGGTTCTCTGATTTACCCTCCCGGGCCGATCTGGAGAACCGATTGCAGTTCCTGGAGAGGCAACTCTACAAGAAGTTCTACAAGCAGCGCTGTGCAAGTGATTCCGAAGTTGCATCGAAGGTCAAGTCCCCGCCCGATGACCAGCCCAGCACCTCCCGTCAGGCCCGAGCCTTGGAGGCCGAGGCTCAGCTGGAGCAGCGTGTCCTGGCGCTGGAAAAGCAGCTGAGCGAGAACAGTCTCAAGCTGCTGGAGGCGATGAGGGAGCGTCAGAGGTCAGCGGCTCCCCGCAGCGATGACAGTGGCTCACCAAGGCGACTGAGCACGGAAACGATCGACGCCACTGGCAAGGAGCTCGTTCGATACACCCAGAACATTGGCGAGCTGGAGGAAGTGGACGCCAACAAGCCCATCAACATCAGCATCAACATCAAAATGCTGCTCAACAAGGAGAGTGGTGAGCCCAAGCCGCCGAAGGGTGAGTCCAAGCCCACAACCGAAGATCTGACGCGTCGCCTGGAGCAATTGGAGCAGCAACTGTTGGAGGAGCGGGCCAAAAATGGCACTATACCTGCTGAGAATGAACTGCCGGAGGCGAAACCAGAAAAACCAGAGGATAGTGACACCTGCAAAAAGCAGGAGAAAAACTGCCACAATCTCCATGTGAAAAGCGACGAAGCTGAGAAATTGGAAGAGCCGCTTGTCAGAAAAACTGAACCGGAGGCGGCAAAGGAAACCAAGACTCTGCAAAACGAAGAGAAAGCTCAGGCTCGAGCCAAAGAGTTGGTTACTGAAAACCTTGGCGAGGAAGAAAAAACAGTTGCTGAAGTAAAGCCAGTCAAAGAGATAGCCATAGTGAAACCCAAGTCTCctataaaagaaaaatcaaaggaTGATACTAAAACGGAAACGGGGTCAAGTAAGGCTGAATTCACCAAGGAAATATCCTCACAAATAAATCCTGATTTGGAAAAAACTTCAGCCACTGATTCCAAACCCAAGGAAGCCCCTTCCCAAGATGTTCCCTCCAATAAAGTGGACAATGTCAAAAAGGAGGACTCCAAGTCCAAGGAAAAGCCATCGCCAAATAAAcatgaaaatgcaaatgttgaaacaatcaaaacaaaggaaaccACTGCAGCAGCAATCCCGACCAGTAAAGAATCAGACAAGCAActgccagaaaaaaaagaaactagCAACGATTCTTCGGCAAAAGAAATACCCGACAAAATGGTGATCAATGCCACCGATCTTGGACCAGTGGACGCAAATAGCAAAACTGTAGTGCTCCTCATGGACAACGAGCCCAGAGCTTCAAAGGTGAGGCGATTGACTAGAGCCAACACTGAGGAACTGGAAGATCTATTCCAGGCTCTAGAAAAGCAGCTCAATGATCGTAATCTCATCAAATCCGAAGATGGTCGCCTGATACGAGCCGATAGCAGCAAGCCAAGTGCCGAGCAAGTGGAGCAGGCTCAAGCTATTTGTGATCTCACCAAGGAAATCGAGGATTTCACTAGCGCCAAGCCGGAGGAGAAGCCGAAGCCAAAGGAGCCCGCAAAAGAGGACAAGCCAAAGGCTGAAGAGCCGGAGGACTACGACTGGGGACCCAACACTGTGAAACATCACCTAAAACGTAGAACAGTCCACCTGCCTTCCACCAAAGAGCTGGAATCGCGCTTCCGCTCCTTGGAACGTCAAATCAAACTGCTGGAGGATGTGGAAAAAATCGATGTCGAGCAGCGATTGAATGAGATCGAACGGAAAATAAAGCTGCAGTATTCGCTTTCCCACGAAACGGATTTGAACAAGTACTTGGAGCTTTGTGAGGGCAAGGGTCTGGATGACGATGAGGCATTGCCTTTGGAAACCCCCACAAAAGCGGAGGAAACTGCAACGGTCAGAGATCGTTCGCGCAGTCCTGGACGCAAGGTGGCCAGTAAATCCCCGTATACATCTCCTTCTCGCAATGCTGCCTCTAAATCTCCCTACACATCTCCTTCCCGGAAGGCTGCTACTAAATCTCCTTACACCTCTCCTTCGCGAAAGTCAGCCAAGTCGCCTTACACTTCGCCCTCCAGACATCGACAGAGATCACCTTCTCCAACGCGCTCACCCAAAAGAAAGCCCAAGAGGAGTCCCTACACCTCTCCACTTCGTCGCAAGCCGCATCCCAACGACCTTCCAATCTCCGATGACCTGGAGTACAAATATCGGGTACTGGATTTGGTAAGATCCAAGTCCAAGGAAAACTTGGCCAAGCGAATGAACGACCCCAACAGGAAGCCGGCCATTCATCCTCTCGAAATGATACTTAGCCCCAGTCCGGATGACAGTGCAATACCCACAACAGGAGAACTGGAGCACAGGATACGAGTACTCGATGGCAAGCTCAAGTCGCCGGCCAAAACCCGACCCAAGTCTCGCTCCCGATCGCCCACCATCGATGATATAAAGCGCCAGAAGATGCGCGATGAGCAAAAGCCCAGGACACCGGTGCATAATCTGGAGAGAATAGTCAGTTCTCCTGGCAGACCAGAACCACCCACTGCCGAGGAGCTCGAGGAGCGCATACGCATCCTGGAGCAGGAACACAAGTTCGACTTCAAGACCCAGAAGGACTACAAGGCATTCAATCAAAAGCTCAAGGACGTCATCTCACCCTCGATCTCCTTCGAGGAATTCCGGGCCGCCAAGTCACGGGAGCAAAGTCCCCGCCGCCAAGGAGCCACTACGCCCAAGTCTGCCCTACGTCGTGACGATTTCGATGAGGGGTACTCGGGCAGCACCACCCACTACCGCCCCACCAGCCCCAAGGTGATTCGGTTCCGGGACGAGGACGAAGATGAGGACCAGTTCAAGGAGGCGCCCAGGTCGAAGTCGCGCCACAACAGCGATCGAATGGTGGGCAGAACTAATGAGGTTTTGGACT ATCAACCATCGGCCACGCGCAGCTACGCCAGCAGCTCGGAGGGTCTGGACGCCTTGGGTAGTCGCCTCATGAGG GAGACCTCCCCGATTACCCGAACTGGGACCCACACGGGCGTACCGCTGCGAACGGGGGAGAACATCAACGACCGCCTGAGCTCCATCAAGAACTCGATCAAATCGATCGACAGCCTGTGCGAGGAGAAGCCCTACCAGAAGGAGAAGTGCCAGCGGTACATCGACTCGCTCTTCTCGGACTCGCTGCACTTCGCCAGCAAGAAGAGCTCCATGGAGGATCTCAGCCTGAGCAGGAGTCTGAGTCGCAGCGAGAGCAGGGGAAGAAGTATTCACCGATCCGGGGACTATGCTCCCTCCATTAGGATCACCTCCGAGCATCGGTCCTTGGGGTCGGCAGAGTCGCGAAGGAGTCCGTTGGGCACTAGGGATAGGGATACGAGTCCCCTGCACCACCGATCGCACAGGGAGGTGAGCAGGGAGCTGTCCCCGCAGCGGAGGAGGCgtctggaggaggaggacgaggagcgTAAGGATCGGGAGAGCAGTAGGGTAAGACGTGATAACTTGTTGCCAAATTATTTTGCTGATAATCGTAGCGAACTAAGTAGCGGGAGTAGTTTAACCGGGTTTAACCACAAAGTAGATAGACAACTAGAAGAGACGTGCGCCAAGTACGCGGACGATGCCCGACGCTCGGCCTGTCGCACACCGCTGAGCCACCCGTACGAGTCCCGCACCACAGCCACACACCTCCACCACACAGATCCAGTCCAGATCCGAGCCGCCGCcacgggatcgggatcgggctCGGGCACCAGTGCAGTCGATAGTTTCCCCCGGCCCGTGTCGCCCTACCGCCAGCCGTACGATCCCCACCACCACAGATCCCCAGGTGGTGCCGGCGGCACACCCCTCTACCAGCCCGGCAAGCTGGAGATCCGCCACACCACCGTGACCTCGACCTTCTACGATCGGTTCCTCACCGAGAAGCAGATCGAGCGGCAGACTCACTCCCGTCCGCCCAGCCGCTCGCCAGTGGTTTCGCCCTCGGTGCCAGCCAAGAGCTACGGGGACTTGGGCACCACCACTCCAGCCACATCCAGCACCACCGCTTCGAGCACCTCCTCATTCATGTCCAGCAGCTATGCGGGCCCCTCCTTTTCGCTGCCCTCGGGCAGCAACTACTCCTATCTGGGCACCTCCTCCATTACGCCCAGGGCCAGTTGCTCAGACCTTCGCTCCACAACCATAGTCACAGGCACCGCCACATCCATAACccccaccaccagcaccacttCTTCTTACGTGCCGTACAACTTCAGCAGCTCCTTCACCTCTCGCTTCAGCGAACCCACTACCACTTGCTCGGCGAGCGTAGTGAGTACCAGTTCCCTCACCCATTCCACCGGGGTCTACAATCCCATGATGTCGTTCACTCTGAGGGAACCACTTAGCGGCAGTTCCCTGGGTGGTTCAAGTGCCTCCCCCCTGCTTCCCTTTCAGTTTAACAGAACTTTCACCTCCAACTTCGACAAGGAGCAGAACAAACAATAG